A stretch of DNA from Acomys russatus chromosome 4, mAcoRus1.1, whole genome shotgun sequence:
GTCAGTGTTGTTTCCGTTTGAGTCTAAAGAGAAGGGGAGGTGAGCAAAGGTGCCAAGTTCAAAAGCCATCAATCAGGCTCTAAGAATTCTCTCATACCTAAGGGACAATTAGCCTGTGTTTTACTCAGTCCTTCGGCTGGTTGGATAAGGCAGCCTACCCACAGACGGAAGGGCAATCTGATTGGATAAGGCAGCCTACCCACAGACGGAAGGGCAATCTGCTTTACTCCTCTACTAATATCCCAGAACACCCCCACAGAACACTTAGAACAATGCTGATTAAGTAACTGGATGCCCTGTGGTCCAGTTAAGTTGGTTCATAAAATTAATCACCATGGATCTACAAGAGGGTCAGAACATAGAATGCAACACATCGCCCTGTGtgtaaagaagaaacataagAGAACAAATGCACCTTAGCACACAAAACCTGCTGTAATCCCACCTCAGCGCTAGGGTTATAGGTGTGTTTGGTGCATGCCcatagttccagcactcaggagtctgaggcacaGGATTTCCAGTTGAAGACTACTGAGAGAGAACCTGtctgaaaaatagataaataaataaataaaaacattctggAAGGATAGCCAAGCAacgttttcattttttatttttattttgtgtgtatgggttttttaaaatcatgtgtataaagctgggcatggtggcgcatgcctttaatcccagaactctgggaggcagaggcaggtggatctttgagtttggggccagcctggtctacagagtgagttccaggacagccagggctgttacaaagagaaactgtatggcaaacaaacaaacaaaaattatgggTATGCTTAATCTATCCAAAACATTAAGTAACAATTTCTTAGATGTCATTTACGTGCTTTCTCTTTTACAGGATTGTCagcttgtttttttggtttttttttttttttttttttttttttttttttttcctctttaaacatCTGGGGAATTAAGGAATGAATAAACCAGACGAGACCAGAATTCATGAATTCAGAGGACAACccgtgggagtcagttctcccttctatcatgtgggtcctaggaactgaCCAAGTtgttgggcttggtggcaggtgcctttacctgatgagccatttcACTAGCtctgttattttaatttgtgGCTAAATTTTTGTTTGTCCCCAACTAGTGAGActgagaagggttaggaggtatggctttgctagagtaggtgtggccttcttggaggaggtgagtATTTTGGGGTATACTTTGagtcttccccctctctctcccctccctccctccctctctctcccctcctctcctcctctctctctctctctccctctccctctcctcctctttccctcccctcctctctctctcccctcctctctccctctcctctcctctcctctccccctcttcctctcccccctctctctcctccccctccctcccctcctctctcctctccctctcctcctttctccctcccctcctctttctccctcccctcctcttctctccctcttctcctctctctcctttccctctcgttctctctccctctcctcctcctcctctccctctcctcctttctccctcccctcctctcttctctccctctccttctctttctcctctccctctcctcctctctcctcctctccctctccatctccccattGTCCTTGCATCTTGCAGatcatgtgagctctcagctactgctccagcaccacacctTCCTGCCACCAATATCCCTGCCATGCTGATCATGGTCTCACTCTCTGCACTGTAAGGAAGCACCCGCTTAAccgctttttttatttttcagtcatcttggttgtggtgtctcctTACAGTGACTAAGAGAATTCCTAACctaagagaattttcttttttgagataggatctcatatagcccaggctggctgtggatttgctttgtagccaCAGATAATATCGTTTCCAGGCCTCTTTCCTCTAACTCCCTCTGCAAATTGAATGCAGGGCTACCTGTGGGCTAGGTAAACATTCTACCAACTAAGATACAGTTCTAAGCATATTCTTAATATTATTTAGCTATTGGTTCCATAAGCAACTCACAAACATAAACCCAATACCTGCCCCAAGAACCAAACCATCACAAGTAATGTAAACCAATGAatgtctttcttccctcttcagtCTCCTCTCAGAGAGAAGCACTGCTGTCCTTGATTTTGTTCGTTCATTACAAGGCAATGGCTCCAACAATTCCTCCTGGTCTAGATGCCAGTGTATAACCCTCCCATAAGTGTGGGCTGGACCCAGTGACATGCTTCTAATAATCAGAATACAGCACATGTGTCAGGATGCCACTTCTATGATTACCTTAGATAACACTGTAATTTCCTTTTTGCTacacactcatttaaaaatgtttatttgtattatttatagtgtgtgtgtacaagtaccctcagaggccaaaggtatcagatcccctgaaaccggaattacaggcagtggtgagctgccagtcctgggtgctagaaactgaattctggcttgttttgttttgttttgtttttgtttttatttttattttttcaagacagggtttctctgggtagccctggctgtcctggaattcactctgtaggccaagctggccccaaacgtcttgcctcttcctcctgagtcgtgggattaaagccaccaccTGGTCCCtttctgttgttgtcattgttgcagTGCACACTTAGCCACTGAGTTTATCGCTGACCcctttaatgttttaattaattaatggagacagggtcttagccTGCATAGCCTGGCTCCTGCCATGCAGATTAGATGggtcttgacctcacagagatggaaatgcctctgcctcccaagtgctgggattaatggtatgcAGTGCCATGACTGATTTGCtagcccactctctctctctcacttgttGGCTTTGGTATGGCAAGCTAACAAGAGCCTGGTAAAAATAAGATACTATGGGGCCAGTGGGATTGTTTAGtggataaaggcatttgctgcaaCTTAagagttgtggtgtgtgtgtgtgtgtgtgtgtgtgtgtgtgtgtgagagagagagagagagagagagagagagagagagagagagagagagagagagaacacttgtGAAAATTAGGTTCTCCTCCTACTATGTGGTctcaggttctctctctctctctctctctctctctctctctctctctctctctctctctctctctctcacacacacacacactgtggcatacatatgcacacacatataaatttaaaatgcaaatttaagTAAACTACTCTACTGGAAATGGCTGTATATCAAGAGAATTAAAACAGTCACAAGCCAACTATCATCAAAACCCTAAAGCCAGCAACCCACAAGGAACTGTCTGGTTAACAGCAGCCTTCTTTCCCAGTTGAGCTTGAGTCTGAGGATGAGGTCACAGTTCTAGCTGACACCTTGACTTTAACCTTGTAAGCATGCTGGAAGCTGAAGCTACAGCTGAGCCATGCTCagacttgacacacacacacacacacacacacacacacacacacacacacacgacaaatcATGTGTTGATTTAAGCCTTTACATTGGTAATAATTTGTTACACAGTAATAAATAACCAACACaagtttcttttagttttttaattgtTTAGACTTATTTTAagctcatatacatatatgtctgtgtgatacATGTgggcctggtgcccatggaagttAGAGAACATTggagcccctgggactggaatgagcagttgtgagctgccatgtgggtgctggaaacggaACATGGCTCCTCTCTAAGAACACTAAATGCTactaatggctgagccatctctccagcgtaTAGTTTCACTTATGTGTGATTGTTGGAGTGGGCCTCCCAGAATACAGGGCACAGGAGTTTCTCCCAAGCAATATGCTGAATGTATGCCTGTGAATGGAACTGACAGGCCTTAGGATTTACAAATGTTTATTAATGTCACTCAGCAAATCATTAGAGCGAAGGTCATACCACGGTTggggtgtcttagtcagggtttcaaGTGACACATAGCCACTGTCCATAGAATTGAGATCAGTGTGTGGACAGGATTGAGAGTCATACAGAAAGCTAatgtaagccaggcagtggtggcacacgcctttaatcccggcactagggaggcagaggcaggtggatctctgtgagttcaaggccagcctggtctacaaagagagttccagggcagccagggctattacaaagagaaaccctatctcaaaacaaaatcaaaaaaacagaaagctaatATAACAGAGTCCGTAGGCAAGGTTGGGAACATGAACGGCCACAATTGGTGAAAATCTGCATCTTGGGTTTAGACAAGGTTTGAGGACACTGGAAGGGGATGGGGTCACCCAGTGCTAGAAGCAGGCTGTCACACTTCACAAGCCTGCCTGTTGACAGTATCATCAATCTAGTAAGCAGTGGAAACTACTACataagacccacctgcctctaatcccagcacttgggagacagaggcacgtggatccctcagttggaagccagccttgtctacagagcgagtcccaggatagccgaggctacacagagaaaccctgtctcaaaaagaaaacaacacaaacaaaacaacaaaaggacagGTAGGTGAAAAGAGATAAAGGACAAGCCAGGAACTCATTGCCTTTGGGAATCCATACAGGCAGAAAGAGATGACAGGCACAGGAAAGGACACACAACACCACCTTTAATGGAGACAATGATGCAGTCCTCTCTTCCCCAGGCACTCCTCCGTACTCCCAGAGAGGAGGGCATTGCACAGCTGGATGCCCCCTGGCTACTTCAACACCTTATACCTTCCTGTGCAGCTGCTGTGGTCTCCAGCCCTGAGATGGTTCCCTTGCCAGCACCCAAGGAGGAGCACTCAGCTTCCGGGGATAGCTTCTCTCATGTGCGAGGCCATGGAGAATTAGCATGCATGGAGATGGGACTATCTTCTAAGCTGAGAAGGGAACTGGTTCTAGGGGTGTGGAGAAAACCAGAGGACCGCCTTTCCAGGCCCAGCGCCGGGAGCCTCAAAGCGGACACGGGTTTGGAAGTCATGCCGTGTGTTCGTACaggttttctgggctgtggaaaGTGGTCCTTTCTCCTGGCCCAGATGGAATGTAAGGAGGAGGATCATTCCTGGCCTCGGCTTGGAGCACCCCCACGTTTGCCCGAACCCTGCCTGGCGCCGCAGCTGCAGGAGGCGCTAGTGAGCAGCTCGCTCTACCCTCCCAATCCTGAGTCCGCacatgagtgggtgggtgggtgggtcttGGCGTCTGGGCTTTAGCAGGTACTAGGAAGGCCCGCGCACGCAGCCCAGGCACCGCTCACCGCTGCTTGCGCTCAGCCTGCTGGAGGCGCCGAGAAAGGTCATCGATGCGCACGTTCTTGAGTTGGAGCAAGTGTTCCAGACGCTTCACTTTCATCTGCAGGACCTGGTGGCGGCACAGAGACATCGAGCCTGAAGGCCTTGTTGCCTTGCCAGTGCTTAGACCCCGCCGACCTCAAGCTGACCCCTTAGGTTTCAGTGTCCCCCTCCTCACCTGCACTGTCTCTTGAGAGGCCAACAGCTCCTGCTCCTTTTCAGCGATCTGGAGGACGAAGCTCGGATCGCCCTGCAGGGCCTGGTTATACCCAGGGAGTCGGGTCGCCGGCGGCCGGCCCCCTCTGCATTGGGTAGCAGTTTAGCAGAAGCCTGGATGTCAGACTCTACCGTTCCCCTCTTGTACCCCTAGCCTTGTACTCTTCGCCTTCTCTTCACCTCCCTAACCCTCAGGGCACTGCCACTCTGTGTGGGGAAGTTACCAAGCCTGGTGAGGTTAGAGCTCACAGCTTTACCTGAGCTGTTCTTCTCCGGGGGCTGGAGCACCGTCTCCCCTAGCCTTCTGGGACAAACCTAAGACAAAGCAAGCAAGTGGAGAAGTGACCTTGCTGTCTTAGAGGGACCCTAAAATCAAAGTGACATGGGGGAAGAGTTTCCTGAGATAAGGGGAAAGCCACCTTACCCATATCCATATAGCCACTGCTATCCTGAGGAGCCAGTTCCTGAAAGAAGAGATGTGGTCTCTTACGAGCCTGAGCTCATCAATCTCCAAGAAGCCCTGTTTCCCTTCCACATTACTGTCAGTCAGGTTCTCTTAGCTAGGCACCCCTGTCTTCCTATTCATCGCCAAATCAGGGCTCTCTACCGACTAGGGAGCGGCCACACCCACAAACCCCGGTGTTCCAATCAGCAAGCTCAAGCTTTGCCACCTGTAAGGAGCCAGCAGCCAGCTTCTGGCGCCTCTGCCGCTCCTCTAGGCGTTGCCTCAGCGGAATGAGCACCAGCTCCACTACACCCGGAGAACACTGCGCAATCTTCCGCATCACATCGTCCGGGACAGAGAAGTTCAGCTTGTTCAGCACCTTTCTATGGGGTGAATACAAGAAAGGTGGATTGGGTCCTAGGGGAAATGGATCGAAAGCAATGGAAAAGAAGTGGACAGGGCCCCCAGGGGACTGGAAGGGCAGAAGTCTGAAGCCCTCTGCTTGAGTGTACTTGATTTTGTTTCTAAACAGATTCTGCCATatctctcctttccccagcagTCCCAGCCTGCCTGTCAAGACCTTAGGaggtcgttgttgttgttgttgttttgctttttcgcCCTGTTTAGCATTGCTAGGGACCAACCCAGGGATGGGTATATATATCCCCAGGCAAACATTCTATACTTAGCCACATCCTAAGCCAGGGTCATAGGAAGTTAAGTCTGTAGCAACCCTTCCTGGGAATTGGGCAAGGGCTGCGGAGTTTACCTCTGCCCCCAGGGGTTGTACTACCTGTTCAGGTGACCCCAGTTGCTGAGCTTCTGCTGGAGAGAGTTGGCAGGGACATAATTGTGCATCTCCACCATCTTGGGGAAGTAAAACTTGATAAGCTCTGCAACCAGGACTGAGGGAATGGGGTTGGGGACAGATATGAAAGGCAGGAGCATGGGTCAGGGAGGACGGGGAGAGATACAGAAAAGGGAAGGTTGGTAGAAAGGAGACAAGGGAAGCCAGATCAATGGTCAGGTCAAGAGGCTCCATCTCTCAGAAAAACAGCATCTCCTTCATTAACTCAGAGCGCAGAAGAACTGAGAATCTGCAGCCTTATCCCTAGAAATTCACACAGATATATGAACACAcacgcatacgcacacacacacacgcacatgcacacacgcacacgtgcacgcgcaGAAAGACAAGGTCCTtccacaggctggaggtatagctTAGTCGGTAGCTTGCTTGCATAGCATATACAAAGCCCTGcactcaatccccagaaccataTAAACAGGCTgaggtggcacatggctgtaaccccaccacacaggaggcaggaacatagtgagttctgggctacACAACAACTGTGTGTCTCAGAAATGTCCCTCTACAGATGTACGTAGGGCAGAATGTATAGACACATAAAACAGATAAATGCCAGGCACACATGGGcgcacatataacacacacacaaaaacataaaaatcacatGGATACATAGCTTCCTCAGTTATGTACATAGAAACGAAGACATTCTGCCTACAATACTGCATTTCTTAAATACAGGAGCCTTTCCTGAAAAAACGCAAAGCaaactcaaacaaacacacaatcacaaagaaacacatacatattcaggACAGAACTTGTCAATACAAAAGCACACAGGCTAGGGATATAGCTCCTTTAGCTGGTAGTGTACTTGCCGAGCGTTCACAATGTCCTAGGTTTGACTCCCTAGcaccacattaaaaacaaacaacaggaatggtggcacatgcctataatctcagaatttgggaggcaaggcaggaatGTAGTAAAGGTAGGAGAGTCAAAAGTTAAGCCTCTAcctcacaatttaaaaacaaaaacaacaaaaaattacaagACAGGCTGCAGAACACAGCAGCATGAGCAAGCATGGGTCCACAAATACATatccagacacacagacacactccacGTACACAAGAGAGAATGGGCATACATTGCTCACACACAAATAGGAGAAATATGCAAAGTGCACACTTCCACAATCAAAGTCCCAAATACAaatcccacccctgccccactctacatacacacataacaaaaaCGATGGCACATGCACAAATCCGTTACACAtgcataaagacattttaaaacacacaacaACGCACACCTCCGTCACTGAAGTCCCGGGAAAGGTTTCTCTTGGGTCGGGACAGAGGGATGTTGTCTACCCACAGGTACAGCTGGTGCAGAGCCTCCTCATCCACGCTGCTTGCCATTGGTTCCAGGGCAAGGCCTCAGCGTTCCCGGTAGAGCCCAACGCCAGCCCCAGGACCCTTCAAGTGTCTCCTCTCCCTACTGAGAGCTTTCAGATCTACGTTTACGTCCCTACTCAACACTGACTCAAATGCCACCTGGGAGCAGCCATATTGTTTTCAGAAACCATAGCAACCGTCGCTACTTGCCTGGAAACAGAGacttctgggagttgtagttttcCCATGTTAACTTTCCCTTCGCGGGGACCTCAGCTTTGAAAAGGCAGTTAGCTGTActtatcttcctttcttcccaggaaGGCATTGCCCATCTACCACACCACTTTCTGATCAATCACTGACCCATTCTGTATTTTGCCAAAATCAACTATGTTCCCAGAATCAATTCCCCTTCTGTGCCACTTAATTGTCCGTTCTAAAGGAAGAGGCATCACCATTGCAACTCAGCGTTGTGTGTCGGGGAGGGGATTGGGAAAGTTGGGGGAGGGCGCTAGTGTGTGGGCAGCGCTCTGCTAATCTGGCACCTACCGAGGCTGTGATAAATTGTctactttgaaattattttatttttgtatgtgtatgagtgctttatctgtgtactacatgtgtgcctggtgcttgcaaAGGCCaggaatcccctggaactggcgtttatgatggctgtgagccaccatgtgggtgctgggaaccaaacctgcatcctctggaagtacagccagCGACCTTAAACGCTAaatcatctctcctgcccctgatAAGCTGTTCAATATGTCCCTCCCCAAAGCTCTGTGGGCTAGGGACATTGCCTTTTCCTCATCCCAACAATGTGTCCCCT
This window harbors:
- the Spef1 gene encoding sperm flagellar protein 1; the protein is MASSVDEEALHQLYLWVDNIPLSRPKRNLSRDFSDGVLVAELIKFYFPKMVEMHNYVPANSLQQKLSNWGHLNRKVLNKLNFSVPDDVMRKIAQCSPGVVELVLIPLRQRLEERQRRQKLAAGSLQELAPQDSSGYMDMGLSQKARGDGAPAPGEEQLRGGRPPATRLPGYNQALQGDPSFVLQIAEKEQELLASQETVQVLQMKVKRLEHLLQLKNVRIDDLSRRLQQAERKQR